The Candidatus Phaeomarinobacter ectocarpi genome includes a region encoding these proteins:
- a CDS encoding PLDc N-terminal domain-containing protein, producing MLGLEVTGIFTLIWFIVLLWAIIKVFQSGAGALAKAIWVAALLFLPILGLIAWLIFGPRG from the coding sequence ATGCTCGGACTTGAAGTCACCGGCATCTTCACCCTCATCTGGTTCATCGTTCTGCTATGGGCGATCATCAAGGTCTTTCAGTCCGGTGCCGGTGCGCTGGCAAAGGCCATCTGGGTTGCAGCCCTGTTGTTCCTGCCTATTCTTGGCCTCATCGCATGGCTGATATTCGGCCCTCGCGGATAA
- a CDS encoding tetratricopeptide repeat protein, which translates to MQTDRQGLSLNTANASAAQFFIDALDDFNRYAGDPISKVDAAIEAAPDFAMAHLFKAHMYATATEPGATREAASILNHVSTLSLDEREASHAAAATHVVAGDWTKAALQLDRHSMDWPHDMVAVQTGHLIDFFRANARDLRDRISRVLPQWPQDMHGRSFLLGMHAFGLEESGDYEAAEASGREAIAQDPADAWAHHAVAHVMEMQGRAEDGIGWMIAREPHWADEGNFFQVHNWWHRALFHLDLEQNAEALKLYDDHVRGEPSSIAVDLVDAAALLWRFDLQRIDTGARWAEVADAWKAHADGALYPFNDLHAAMAYLGADRMTDVEELLADYRSNATDVSEVGRWWLAYGAPLIEGFVAFKKGDYASAVELLHPARYIANAYGGSHAQRDVIDWTLMEAALRGNMQSTAEALANERLTQKPLSPVNRSFITRAQSIG; encoded by the coding sequence ATGCAGACCGATCGACAGGGTCTCTCCCTCAACACTGCCAACGCCAGCGCCGCGCAGTTTTTCATCGACGCGCTCGATGATTTCAACCGATATGCCGGTGACCCCATATCCAAGGTAGATGCTGCCATCGAGGCCGCGCCGGATTTTGCAATGGCGCATCTGTTCAAGGCGCACATGTATGCAACAGCAACAGAGCCCGGCGCGACCAGGGAGGCTGCGTCTATCCTCAATCATGTGTCGACGCTCTCACTGGATGAGCGCGAGGCAAGCCATGCCGCTGCCGCAACTCACGTGGTGGCTGGCGACTGGACCAAGGCTGCCCTTCAGCTTGATCGCCATTCAATGGACTGGCCCCACGACATGGTGGCTGTGCAAACCGGCCATCTGATTGATTTCTTCAGGGCAAATGCCCGCGATCTGCGCGACCGCATTTCCCGTGTCTTGCCTCAGTGGCCCCAAGACATGCACGGACGCTCTTTCCTGCTCGGCATGCACGCCTTTGGCCTGGAAGAATCCGGTGACTATGAAGCTGCGGAAGCCTCGGGCCGCGAAGCCATTGCGCAGGATCCAGCGGACGCTTGGGCCCATCATGCCGTCGCCCATGTCATGGAAATGCAGGGCCGTGCCGAGGATGGCATCGGCTGGATGATCGCCCGTGAGCCGCACTGGGCGGATGAGGGCAACTTCTTTCAGGTCCACAACTGGTGGCACCGGGCGTTATTTCATCTGGATCTCGAACAGAATGCCGAGGCCCTGAAGCTCTATGACGACCACGTGCGCGGCGAGCCAAGCAGCATTGCCGTCGACCTCGTTGATGCCGCCGCCCTACTTTGGCGGTTTGACCTGCAGCGGATTGATACAGGCGCGCGATGGGCAGAAGTCGCCGACGCCTGGAAAGCACATGCCGATGGTGCGCTATATCCGTTCAACGATCTGCATGCGGCCATGGCCTATCTGGGCGCAGACAGAATGACCGATGTTGAAGAACTGCTTGCGGACTACAGATCCAACGCCACAGATGTCAGCGAGGTCGGTCGCTGGTGGCTCGCCTATGGCGCACCTTTGATCGAAGGGTTCGTGGCCTTCAAGAAGGGCGACTACGCGTCTGCTGTCGAGTTGCTCCACCCTGCCCGCTACATCGCAAACGCCTATGGCGGCAGCCATGCCCAGCGGGACGTCATCGACTGGACGTTGATGGAAGCCGCCTTGCGCGGCAACATGCAAAGCACGGCTGAGGCATTGGCGAATGAGCGGTTGACGCAAAAGCCCCTGAGCCCGGTCAACCGGTCATTCATCACCCGTGCACAGTCAATTGGTTGA
- the ettA gene encoding energy-dependent translational throttle protein EttA: MASYQYVYVMDGLSKTYPGGKQVLDNIRLSFLPGVKIGVVGLNGAGKSTLLRIMAGTDKEYQGEAWAAEGVKVGYLQQEPELDPAKNARENVMEGVAEQTAKLERYNELAMNYSEETAEEMSQLQDEIDAKNLWDLDSQVEMAMDALRCPEPDADVTKLSGGERRRVALCKLLLAKPDLLLLDEPTNHLDAESVAWLENYLKEYAGTVVLVTHDRYFLDNITGWILEIDRGSGIPYEGNYSSWLEQKQKRLEQEAREDVARQRTLAREVEWVRSSPKARQAKSKARIQAYDELLNADTRDMEKKGQIVIPAGPRLGGNVIEAKGLTKGFGERLLIDDLSFTLPPGGIVGVIGPNGAGKTTLFRMLTDQETPDAGELTIGDTVVLGYVDQSRDALDPEKTVWEEVSDGLDIVKLGEREMNSRAYVSAFNFKGTDQQRKVGLLSGGERNRVHLSKMLKSGANLLLLDEPTNDLDVDTLRALEDALANFAGCAVIISHDRWFLDRICTHILAFEGDSHVEWFEGNYEDYEEDRKRRLGEKAAVPTRIKYKRFARA; this comes from the coding sequence ATGGCTTCTTATCAGTACGTCTATGTGATGGATGGTCTGTCCAAGACCTATCCCGGCGGTAAGCAGGTGCTGGACAATATCCGCCTGTCGTTTCTGCCGGGTGTGAAGATTGGTGTTGTCGGCCTCAACGGTGCCGGTAAATCCACCCTGCTGCGCATCATGGCGGGCACGGATAAGGAATATCAGGGTGAAGCGTGGGCGGCTGAGGGCGTCAAGGTCGGCTACCTGCAGCAGGAACCCGAACTGGACCCGGCCAAGAATGCCCGTGAAAATGTCATGGAAGGCGTGGCCGAGCAGACTGCCAAGCTTGAGCGCTACAACGAGCTAGCGATGAACTACTCGGAAGAAACCGCCGAGGAGATGTCGCAGCTTCAAGACGAAATCGACGCCAAGAACCTCTGGGATCTGGACAGTCAGGTCGAGATGGCCATGGACGCCCTGCGGTGCCCGGAACCGGATGCTGACGTCACCAAGCTTTCAGGTGGTGAGCGTCGGCGTGTCGCGCTGTGCAAGTTGCTGCTCGCCAAACCAGACCTGCTGCTGCTCGATGAGCCGACCAACCATCTGGATGCGGAGTCCGTCGCGTGGCTTGAGAACTACCTCAAGGAATATGCAGGCACCGTCGTGCTCGTTACCCATGACCGCTATTTCCTCGACAACATCACCGGCTGGATCCTGGAAATCGACCGGGGCAGCGGCATTCCCTACGAAGGCAATTATTCCTCCTGGCTTGAGCAGAAGCAGAAGCGCCTGGAACAGGAAGCACGCGAAGATGTGGCGCGCCAGCGCACACTTGCCCGCGAAGTGGAGTGGGTGCGGTCCAGCCCCAAGGCACGGCAGGCCAAGTCGAAGGCACGTATTCAGGCCTATGACGAACTCCTCAACGCGGATACGCGCGACATGGAGAAGAAGGGTCAGATCGTCATTCCCGCAGGGCCGCGTCTGGGGGGCAATGTGATTGAAGCCAAGGGCCTAACCAAAGGCTTTGGCGAGCGCCTGCTGATCGATGATCTGTCGTTCACGCTGCCGCCCGGCGGCATTGTGGGTGTTATCGGTCCCAACGGCGCGGGCAAGACCACGCTGTTCCGTATGCTGACAGATCAGGAGACGCCTGACGCAGGTGAACTGACGATTGGTGACACGGTTGTGCTTGGCTATGTGGACCAAAGCCGCGATGCCCTGGACCCTGAAAAGACTGTCTGGGAAGAAGTGTCGGACGGGCTGGACATTGTGAAGCTCGGCGAGCGTGAAATGAACAGCCGTGCCTATGTCAGTGCCTTCAACTTCAAGGGCACGGACCAGCAGCGCAAGGTTGGCCTGCTGTCAGGTGGTGAGCGCAACCGGGTGCATCTGTCCAAGATGCTCAAATCCGGTGCCAATCTGCTGCTGCTCGATGAGCCGACCAATGACCTTGATGTGGATACCTTGCGTGCCCTTGAAGACGCACTGGCGAATTTCGCCGGCTGCGCTGTTATCATCAGCCATGATCGCTGGTTCCTCGACCGCATCTGCACGCACATCCTCGCCTTTGAAGGCGACAGCCATGTGGAGTGGTTCGAGGGTAACTACGAAGACTATGAAGAAGACCGCAAGCGTCGTCTGGGCGAAAAGGCCGCTGTGCCAACGCGTATCAAGTACAAACGGTTTGCACGCGCCTAA
- a CDS encoding TIGR00341 family protein: MALQLVEVTADHGHVDTLVALGEHKGAIDVYADERSDMDRCLVRIVISTKRVQELLDGIQAAIGAQADWRAVVLPIQASVPSPGPSVKAVSDDEPRKFSFASITVSREAIWNEINKGARLDLNFIILSVLSTITAAIGLLTDNVAVVIGAMVIAPLLGPNLAFAFGTALGDRGLMVRAFGTNVLGIAISLALSYAIGALWTGPLDSPELVSRTVVGYESIALALAAGAAAVLSLTTGLSSTLVGVMVAVALLPPAATLGIMLGAGNYFAAGSAALLLAVNIVCVNLVAQLVFVVKGIGPRTWAQKQASRPARYINAISWFVLLMGLITGIWYAQQSGGVAPNQGFEAPSTDNLTGN; this comes from the coding sequence ATGGCTTTGCAGCTGGTTGAAGTGACCGCTGATCATGGACACGTAGATACGCTGGTCGCTTTGGGCGAACACAAGGGCGCGATTGATGTCTATGCCGATGAGCGCTCCGATATGGACCGCTGCCTCGTTCGCATCGTGATCTCAACCAAGCGCGTACAGGAACTGCTTGACGGCATTCAGGCCGCCATCGGGGCGCAGGCGGACTGGCGGGCGGTGGTTCTTCCCATTCAGGCCAGCGTGCCGTCGCCGGGACCGTCGGTGAAAGCGGTATCGGATGATGAGCCGCGCAAGTTCTCGTTCGCGTCCATTACCGTCAGCCGCGAGGCGATCTGGAATGAGATCAACAAGGGCGCGCGCCTGGACCTCAATTTTATTATCCTCAGTGTGTTGTCCACCATCACGGCCGCCATTGGTTTGTTGACGGACAATGTGGCGGTGGTCATCGGGGCCATGGTGATCGCGCCATTGCTGGGCCCAAATCTGGCCTTTGCCTTTGGTACCGCCCTTGGTGACCGCGGCCTCATGGTCCGTGCGTTCGGCACGAATGTGCTGGGCATAGCTATATCGTTGGCGCTGTCATATGCGATCGGCGCCTTGTGGACAGGACCTCTGGATTCACCTGAGTTGGTGAGCCGCACAGTGGTTGGCTATGAAAGCATCGCTCTGGCTCTAGCTGCGGGCGCTGCGGCTGTTCTGTCGCTCACCACAGGTCTGTCGTCCACCCTTGTGGGCGTGATGGTTGCTGTGGCGTTGCTGCCGCCCGCCGCGACCTTGGGAATCATGCTGGGGGCGGGGAACTATTTTGCCGCCGGCAGTGCGGCTTTGCTGCTCGCGGTCAACATCGTCTGTGTCAATCTGGTGGCGCAGCTGGTGTTTGTCGTGAAAGGCATTGGTCCACGCACCTGGGCCCAAAAGCAGGCGTCCCGGCCAGCCCGTTACATTAACGCGATCAGCTGGTTTGTCCTGCTCATGGGGCTTATCACCGGCATCTGGTATGCCCAGCAAAGCGGGGGCGTTGCCCCCAACCAAGGCTTTGAAGCGCCGAGTACGGATAACTTGACAGGCAACTAG
- a CDS encoding PHA/PHB synthase family protein yields MVKKSEIASTASESPSALSPLVGINQQDLMAAAGSILSGAIRHPFTVMKHGGALGRGMADVLLGLDKKTPNPKDRRFADPAWTGSPLHRRLFQAWETLADQADALVDDFGFEGSEKTRTQIVTRIFTDALAPSNTLLNPAALKQAIDTGGASLLNGASNLVSDVRTNGMLPRMVDTEPFKVGENVACTPGSVVYRTDMLELIQYTPQTPKVYARPLLFIPPQINKFYVLDLSPEKSLVKYLVSQGHQIFVASWRNPQPEHRDWGLGDYVTELDQAVDAILKITKSDSLNVSGGCSGGITQAAFLSHLATKNDKRVNSATFWVCVLDPQPDDSDLGSLISPSSIEIARNRSKSKGVLTGRDLSTIFAWLRPNDLIWNYVVNNYLMGRKPPAFDVLFWNQDSTNLSAQLHSDYLDLYIKRPFVNPGSMDLLDEPLDISQVDMDAFIVAGTTDHITPWKACYRTTTMLPGNIEFVLSNSGHIQSILNPPENPKAKYFTNPDLSGDADEWLEGAEAVNESWWVRWLGWLNERSGEQVPAPKKTGDRKYRVIEAAPGSYVFD; encoded by the coding sequence ATGGTCAAGAAGAGCGAAATCGCCAGTACTGCCTCAGAAAGTCCAAGTGCCCTCAGCCCGCTTGTGGGCATAAACCAGCAGGATCTGATGGCTGCGGCCGGGTCTATTCTGAGTGGTGCCATCCGACATCCCTTTACGGTCATGAAGCATGGTGGTGCTCTTGGTCGGGGGATGGCTGACGTATTGCTTGGTCTGGATAAAAAGACACCAAATCCCAAGGACAGACGTTTTGCGGATCCTGCATGGACCGGCAGTCCTCTCCATCGGCGTCTCTTTCAGGCATGGGAAACGCTGGCGGACCAGGCCGATGCGCTGGTGGATGATTTCGGGTTTGAAGGGTCTGAGAAGACGCGCACGCAGATCGTCACGCGCATCTTCACGGATGCACTGGCACCCTCCAACACGCTTCTCAATCCGGCCGCCTTGAAACAGGCGATTGATACCGGCGGTGCGTCGCTCCTCAATGGAGCGAGCAATCTGGTGTCGGATGTTCGCACCAATGGCATGCTGCCGCGCATGGTCGATACCGAACCCTTCAAGGTCGGCGAGAATGTCGCGTGCACTCCGGGATCTGTTGTTTACCGCACCGACATGCTGGAGCTTATTCAGTACACGCCGCAAACGCCGAAGGTATATGCGCGGCCCTTGCTTTTTATTCCACCGCAGATCAACAAGTTCTACGTGCTGGATCTCTCGCCTGAAAAGAGCCTGGTCAAATATCTGGTGTCGCAGGGGCATCAAATATTTGTGGCGAGCTGGCGCAACCCGCAGCCTGAACATCGCGACTGGGGTCTTGGTGATTATGTCACCGAACTGGATCAGGCGGTTGATGCCATTCTCAAGATCACGAAGTCCGACAGCCTGAATGTGTCGGGCGGGTGTTCCGGCGGTATCACGCAGGCAGCATTCCTTAGCCATCTGGCCACCAAGAATGACAAGCGGGTGAACTCCGCCACGTTCTGGGTGTGTGTGCTGGATCCACAACCTGATGACAGTGATCTTGGGTCGCTGATTTCGCCATCCAGTATCGAGATCGCCCGCAATCGATCCAAATCGAAGGGCGTGCTTACGGGCCGTGATCTGTCGACGATCTTTGCGTGGCTTCGGCCCAACGACTTGATCTGGAACTATGTGGTCAACAATTACCTCATGGGGCGCAAGCCACCGGCGTTTGACGTGCTGTTCTGGAATCAGGATTCCACCAATCTCAGCGCGCAGCTGCATTCGGATTATCTTGATCTCTACATCAAGCGTCCGTTCGTGAACCCTGGGTCCATGGATCTACTCGATGAGCCGCTTGATATCAGCCAGGTGGACATGGATGCCTTCATTGTGGCGGGCACGACGGACCACATCACGCCGTGGAAGGCCTGCTACCGCACAACGACAATGCTGCCCGGCAACATTGAGTTTGTGTTGTCCAATAGCGGACACATTCAGTCGATCCTCAATCCACCGGAAAACCCCAAGGCGAAGTACTTCACCAACCCTGACCTGTCTGGTGATGCGGATGAGTGGCTGGAAGGTGCAGAAGCGGTGAATGAGTCCTGGTGGGTGCGTTGGCTTGGCTGGCTGAATGAGCGGTCAGGCGAACAGGTGCCCGCGCCCAAGAAGACCGGTGACCGCAAATACCGTGTGATTGAAGCGGCGCCGGGCAGTTATGTGTTTGACTAG
- a CDS encoding alpha/beta hydrolase gives MGHQRRDISFASDGDICRGWFYQPDGTTPTPVVVMAHGFSAERTFRLPAYAEKFAAAGIAVLLFDYRNFGDSDGSPRFLVDPDRHVEDWRQALAYARSLPDVDNDRIALWGSSFSGGHVITLAAEDHAIKAIVAQVPYVGGLEVSLSIGNTLKAGASILADKIAAMFGGAVTIPIVGPEGAFACMASSEAMQFLDIVDDSSAWNNRVPARALLTLGSYQPRDVAPQVTCPALIVVGETDETTPPDLAHAAAATMPAAEVSSFDAGHFEVYLPPLFDDVVGQQTQFLTRHLL, from the coding sequence ATGGGTCACCAGCGGCGAGATATATCTTTTGCAAGCGATGGGGACATTTGTCGCGGCTGGTTCTACCAGCCGGATGGGACAACGCCGACGCCGGTTGTCGTCATGGCGCACGGGTTTTCGGCGGAGCGCACGTTCCGGCTGCCCGCCTATGCAGAGAAGTTCGCAGCGGCAGGAATTGCGGTGTTGCTGTTCGACTATCGCAATTTTGGTGACAGCGACGGCAGCCCGCGTTTTCTGGTCGATCCTGACCGGCATGTCGAAGACTGGCGTCAGGCCCTGGCCTATGCGCGCTCGCTGCCGGATGTGGACAATGACCGGATTGCCTTGTGGGGGTCCTCTTTTTCCGGAGGACATGTCATCACCCTCGCGGCAGAGGACCACGCCATAAAAGCAATCGTGGCGCAGGTGCCTTATGTGGGGGGGCTGGAAGTGAGTTTGTCTATCGGCAACACGCTGAAGGCAGGCGCCAGCATTCTGGCAGACAAAATTGCTGCGATGTTCGGGGGTGCGGTGACCATACCTATCGTCGGGCCGGAGGGAGCCTTTGCCTGCATGGCCTCATCTGAGGCGATGCAGTTTCTGGATATTGTCGATGACAGCTCGGCGTGGAACAACCGCGTGCCCGCACGCGCATTGCTGACGCTTGGCAGCTATCAGCCGCGCGATGTGGCGCCGCAGGTCACTTGTCCTGCGCTGATTGTCGTTGGTGAGACGGATGAAACCACGCCACCGGATCTGGCGCACGCGGCTGCTGCAACCATGCCGGCTGCAGAAGTCTCATCCTTTGATGCGGGCCATTTTGAGGTCTACCTGCCGCCATTGTTCGATGATGTCGTAGGCCAGCAGACACAGTTTTTGACGCGGCACCTGCTGTAA
- a CDS encoding alpha/beta fold hydrolase: MTDTVPEIRHVTSGRIRFKTAIWHGADEDAGESVPLLVFNGIGANLELLAPLADHLPGRTIIAFDAPGVGGSEDSSLPYRPWMLARHVRNILDDLDIEMVDAMGISWGGAMAQQFAFQYPKRARRLVLVATSAGVLMVPGRLGSIAKMVNPRRYVDPSFMLKNFTKLYGDDMRIADDHTSRLTAPTLRSYLYQLTAGAGWTSVPFLPFLKQPTLVMSGDRDSIVPAVNGRLLARLIPNSQMEIIEGGHLFLLSNPEAAIPKVQEFLEQAV; the protein is encoded by the coding sequence TTGACCGACACTGTGCCAGAGATACGCCACGTCACGTCCGGCCGCATCCGCTTCAAGACGGCCATATGGCATGGCGCGGACGAGGATGCTGGCGAGAGTGTGCCTCTGCTTGTCTTCAATGGCATCGGCGCCAACCTGGAGCTGCTGGCACCTTTGGCAGACCACCTCCCTGGCCGGACGATTATCGCGTTTGATGCACCGGGTGTTGGTGGCTCGGAAGATTCGTCTTTGCCGTACCGTCCTTGGATGCTGGCCCGGCATGTCCGCAACATTCTGGACGACCTGGATATCGAGATGGTGGATGCCATGGGTATCTCGTGGGGCGGAGCCATGGCGCAGCAATTTGCGTTTCAGTACCCAAAGCGCGCGCGCCGGCTGGTGCTGGTCGCCACCAGTGCCGGTGTTCTAATGGTGCCGGGACGTCTGGGGTCCATCGCCAAGATGGTCAACCCGCGTCGCTATGTGGACCCCAGCTTTATGCTCAAGAATTTCACCAAGCTGTATGGCGATGACATGCGCATTGCGGATGATCACACGAGCCGTCTTACAGCGCCGACGCTGCGCAGTTATCTCTATCAGCTGACGGCAGGTGCAGGCTGGACGAGTGTGCCGTTTCTGCCCTTCCTGAAGCAGCCGACACTCGTGATGTCTGGTGATCGCGACAGCATCGTGCCTGCGGTCAACGGGCGGCTCCTGGCGAGGCTCATTCCCAACAGCCAGATGGAAATCATCGAGGGTGGGCACTTGTTCTTGCTGTCCAACCCCGAAGCTGCCATTCCTAAGGTTCAGGAATTTCTGGAACAGGCAGTTTGA
- a CDS encoding PLDc N-terminal domain-containing protein, producing MEYGILGLLWTIVVIWAVIKIVQSGASPVAKIIWALVVIAFPLIGLIAWLVAGPR from the coding sequence ATGGAATATGGAATTCTCGGCCTGCTCTGGACGATTGTCGTCATCTGGGCCGTCATCAAGATCGTTCAGTCCGGCGCCAGCCCCGTTGCAAAAATCATCTGGGCACTCGTCGTCATCGCCTTCCCGCTCATCGGTCTGATTGCCTGGCTCGTCGCCGGCCCCCGATAG